Proteins encoded together in one Impatiens glandulifera chromosome 1, dImpGla2.1, whole genome shotgun sequence window:
- the LOC124917122 gene encoding lanC-like protein GCL2 — protein sequence MATRFFVNSLPDYEPEVPAVNPPGPGPGNTILELLSLPYSDFAIRLKEAALAIKETVVNETWGVGGERYNRNGNLYLGTLGTAFLLYKCYQVTGNTNDLNICSDIIKACDASSSYTKDVTFKQGTGGIYAFGAVVAKHRGDEQLCKYYVDRFQGISLPKEICDELMHGKAGYLMACLYLNQVIDEAAYPSSWIRTMACEILKDGRKMGNGRCPLMYEWNGEKYWGAAHGLAGICLVLMHTELDADQAEDVKITLKYMIEHRFISRNYPASVEDMDRGRDELVHWCHGAPGIAITLVKANQVFGDKEFLDAAMDAAEVTWKRGLLKRVGLCHGISGNAYVFLSLYRLTGKEKYLHRAKAFASFLLDRSANLIRTGEMHPGDRPYSLFEGIGGMAYLFLDMIHPTQARYPAYEL from the exons ATGGCAACTCGTTTCTTTGTCAATTCACTTCCAGACTATGAGCCCGAAGTACCTGCGGTGAATCCTCCAGGTCCAGGTCCAGGTAATACAATCTTGGAGCTCTTGTCTTTGCCCTATTCAGATTTTGCAATAAGGCTCAAAGAGGCTGCCTTAGCTATTAAGGAGACT GTGGTAAACGAGACATGGGGAGTCGGTGGGGAGAGATATAACAGAAATGGTAATCTCTACTTAGGAACCCTAGGGACAGCTTTCTTACTATACAAGTGTTACCAAGTAACAGGAAACACAAATGATCTTAACATCTGTTCAGACATCATTAAAGCTTGTGATGCTTCTTCATCCTATACCAA GGATGTTACATTCAAACAAGGTACTGGAGGTATTTATGCTTTTGGTGCTGTGGTTGCCAAACACAGGGGAGACGAACAACTTTGCAAGTACTATGTAGATCGATTCCAAGGG atTAGCTTACCAAAGGAAATCTGCGATGAGCTGATGCATGGGAAAGCAGGGTATCTGATGGCATGCTTGTATTTGAATCAGGTTATTGATGAAGCAGCCTATCCTTCGTCATGGATT AGAACGATGGCATGTGAAATTCTTAAGGATGGAAGAAAAATGGGAAATGGAAGATGCCCACTAATGTATGAATGGAACGGTGAAAAGTACTGGGGAGCAGCTCATGGTCTTGCCGGGATCTGCCTAGTTCTTATGCATACCGAATTGGATGCAGACCAAGCTGAGGATGTTAAGATAACTCTTAAATACATGATTGAACATCGTTTCATCAGCAGAAACTATCCAGCAAGTGTAGAAGACATGGACCGTGGCCGTGACGAACTTGTTCATTGGTGTCATGGTGCTCCTGGTATAGCCATTACCCTTGTCAAGGCCAATCAAGTATTTGGAGACAAGGAGTTCCTGGATGCAGCAATGGATGCAGCAGAAGTAACATGGAAGAGGGGACTTCTAAAACGAGTTGGGCTATGCCATGGAATTAGTGGAAATGCATATGTATTCCTTTCACTTTACAGGCTAACTGGGAAGGAGAAGTATCTTCATAGAGCTAAGGCATTTGCTTCATTTCTCTTGGATAGATCAGCCAATCTTATAAGGACAGGAGAGATGCATCCTGGAGATAGACCTTACTCCTTGTTTGAAGGGATAGGTGGAATGGCTTATCTTTTCTTAGACATGATTCACCCAACCCAAGCTAGATATCCAGCTTATGAACTCTAA